The window GACAATGTGGTTCATCTTAGGGGCAACCCTAGGTTTCACCTGGTAGTCGACTCGGTCTTGAACGAGGCGATCTTGAACGAACTGGTCAACCGCGTGGATCAGGTCTATCACATGGCGGCGGTCGTAGGCGTCAAACTCGTGGTCGAGAGCCCCGTTCGTACCCTCGAGACCAACATCAAGGGCACGGAAATCGTACTTCAGCTTTGCCACCGGTTCAACAAAAAGGTATTCATCGCCTCGACTTCAGAGGTTTACGGCCGGCATCACGAGAATCGGCCGCTGTGCGAGAATTTCGAGCGGATTTACGGTCCTACGACCGTCGGTAGGTGGAGCTACGCCACATCCAAGGCCATCGACGAGTTTCTGGCTTTCGCTTACCACCGCGAGCACGGCCTGGACGTCGTGGTGGCACGCTTCTTCAACACCGTGGGCCCCCGCCAGACGGGCGCATACGGGATGGTGATTCCGAGGTTCGTGAAGTGGGCCCTTGGCAGTGAGCCCATCACCGTTTACGGCGACGGCACGCAGTCCCGGTCATTCACCTACGTCGGCGACGCGGTATGGGCAGCCACTCACCTTATGGATTGCCCGGAGGCGGTCGGCGAGCTCTTCAACATCGGCAACGGCGCCGAGATCTCGATTCTAGAGCTCGCCGAGACGGTCAAGGCCATGACCGGCTCGAAGTCGGAAATCCGCTTCGTGCCGTATGAGTCTGTCTACGGACAAGACTTCGAGGACATGGAGTTCCGGACCCCCAGCATCGAGAAGCTTTCGCGGTACACGGGCTACCGCCCGACACTCAACCTCGAGGGCATCCTGCGGCGGGTTATCGCATACTTCGAGGGCAAGGAGTCCGATCTAGCGCGGCTCGCGGGAGCACTCGGCCACTCCAACGGCAACGGGCACAACGGGAGCGTACCCGAGTCCCTGGTTTCCAGTCTGAGAGGCTAGGTACCCCGGATGCCCCAAGCGCTCTTGGGCGCGGTGATAGCCTTTGCGGTCAGTCTACTTCTGACGAGCGTTCTGGTAGTAGCCGGCAACCGGTTCGGCTGGGTGGCCCTGCCGCGGCCGGATCGATGGCACCAACGGCCCACCGCGCTTTATGGCGGTGTAGGGATCTTCGTCGCTCTTCTGGTCGCAGCGGCAGTCGTGATACCGTCCCTGGCGGGACGCGTATCCTACGAATTCGCCGGCCTGCTGCTCGGCGGCGTGTTGACCTTTGCCATAGGCCTCCGGGACGATATCCGGGCGGTCAATGCTATCGTGAAGCTGACCGGCCAGGTCGTTGCTTGCATCGTCTTTCTCGTCGGACTGGGCCTGCAGTTCGCACCTGGACACAGCGAACTCTTCCTGCTGACGCTGCCCGTTGCGATCCTGTGGATGCTTGGTCTGACAAATGGCTTCAACTTGCTGGACAACATGGACGGCCTCACGGCGGGCACCTCACTGGTCGTTGGAACGATCCTTTCGCTCTTTCTGTCCCTTGCTGGCGTGCCTGCAATGGGTGCGGTCGCGGCGATTGCAGCGGGCGCCAGCGCCGGCTTCCTCGTGTTCAACTTCCAACCAAAGCACAGTGCGAAAATTTTCATGGGCGACTGCGGAAGTATGGTACTCGGATACATGCTTGCCGGCTTGGCGCTCATAGGCGCCTGGAAGCTCGCCGGACACGGTATGATTCAGGGGCTCGCCGTGCCGATTCTGATTATGGCGGTGCCGATCTTCGACACCACGTTGGTGACAGTCAGGCGCAAGGTGGAGGGTCGCTCCATTTCCCATGGCGGGAAGGACCATAGCTCGCACCGGCTCGTCTACGCCGGGCTGTCCGAGAAGCAGGCCGTCCTCGTTCTCTGGGCACTGAGCGCGGTTGCGGGCGGCACCGCCTTGGGGGTGTGGAAGCTCGACAACAGCGCGGTGTCGATCGGGGCGGTAGCCGTATTCACCGTGGCGCTTGGCTTGCTGGGCAGCTATTTGAGTCGATTCGCCCAGAAACGCTCTCTGCCGGCCGGCTTCAACAACTCGGCCAGCAGCGCTTCACCTTTAGACGGCCCCTCCCCCGCGGGGGCGCGGGTGCTGTCTTCTGGCGCCACGAATTGAGTCGTAAGGCCCATTTCACGGGCGGTGTCTGCACGGAAGCGAGAATTGGCGGTAAAATGGCGGGGAAGTACTAACTCTCGTGCCGTTGAATAGGCACTCTTGGTCGGTTTTCTGGTGAGCAAAGAACGATTCGCAGTTGTAGGCCTAGGCTACGTCGGCCTCCCCGTCGCCCTCGGATTCGCCCGGGAGTTCCCTGGCACCATAGGATTCGACATAAACCCGACCAGAATCAGCGAGCTGATGGCGGGGCACGACCGCACCGGTGAGGTCCCGCCAGAGGAGCTTTTGAGGGCACAACTGCACCTGACGTCTGGGCCGGGCGACCTGGTTGATGCCACGTTCTTCATCGTGGCCGTGCCGACCCCGATTGACCGGAACAATCGGCCGGATCTCACCCCGTTGCTCAAGGCATCGGAGACCGTGGGACGGGTCCTCAGGCCCGGGGCGGTCGTCGTCTTCGAGTCGACCGTCTATCCGAGCGTGACGGAGGATGTCTGCGGGCCCGTACTGGAGCGAGTGTCTGGCCTAAAGCGCGGGGCGGACTTCAAGCTGGGCTATTCCCCCGAGCGAATCAATCCGGGTGACAGGGAGCATACCCTTGAGCGCATCGTGAAGGTCGTGTCGGGCGAGGATGCCGCAACCCTGGAGCGCGTGGCAGACGCATACGGTGCGGTCGTAAGGGCCGGCGTGCACCGAGCCCCGTCGATCAAGGTGGCCGAAGCCGCCAAGGTCATCGAGAACACCCAGAGAGATCTGAACATCGCGCTGATGAACGAATTGGCGCTGATCTTCGAGCGGCTGGGGATCCGAACGTCGGATGTGTTGGCTGCCGCAGCCACAAAGTGGAACTTCCTCAAATTCTCTCCCGGTCTGGTCGGGGGGCATTGCATCGGCGTCGACCCCTACTACTTAACGACCAAGGCGGAAGAGCTCGGTTACCACCCGCAAGTGATCCTTGCCGGACGGCGAATAAACGACGCCATGGGCGCCCACGTCGCCCAGCGGCTGATCAAGCTATTGATCAACGCCGACGTGCCGGTGAAGGGGGCGCAGGTCGGAATACTCGGGCTGACCTTCAAGGAGGACGTCCCCGACCTGCGCAACAGTCGTGTCCCCGACATTATCGCCGAATTGCGGCAGTTCGGGGTCGATCCCGTGGTGCACGATCCAATCGCCAATCCGGATGAGGCGGTCCACGAGTACGGCGTGCGCCTGGCCGACTGGTCCGAGATCCGGGATCTCGATGGCCTGGTGATCGCCGTCGGCCACCACGCGTACCGCAAGCAGGGGCCTGAAGCCCTCTTTGGATGCCTGAAGAATGGCGGAGTGGTCATTGATGTCAAGTCGATCCTCGAGCCGGCGGTCGTGCCTTCTCATGTCAGGTATTGGAGCTTGTGATGGTTGAGCGCTATGATGCCCTGAAAGCCAAGCTGCGGACGGAGCCACGTCGCTGGCTGGTCACGGGCGCGGCCGGCTTCATCGGTTCCAACCTCGTCGAGGCCCTCCTGGGCTTGGGGCAGCAGGTCGTCGGCATCGATAATTTTGCTACTGGGTTTGCCCATAATCTCGACGACGTCAAGAGATCCGTCTCGCAGGAGTCCTGGGGGCGGTTTCGCTTCCTTGAGGGTGACATCACGAGGCTCGGTGATTGCGCCGCGGCCTGCGAAGGCGTGGACTACGTCCTGCATCAGGCTGCTCTGGGATCCGTGCCACGCTCCCTCGAAGATCCGTTGAGAACGCATCGAGCCAATGTTGACGGATTCATGACAATGCTGCTGGCTTCCCGGGATTCGGGAGTAAAGCGTTTCGTTTTCGCGGCTTCCAGTTCGACCTATGGCGATCATTCTGCGTTGCCCAAGGTTGAAGAACTAATCGGGGAGCCACTCTCGCCGTATGCCCTGTCGAAGTACGTCAACGAGCTCTATGCCAGCTTGTTTTCCCGACTATATGGCCTCGAGTATGTTGGCCTCCGGTACTTCAACGTCTTCGGCCCCCGGCAGGATCCAGAAGGTCCCTATGCCGCCGTGATCCCCAGGTGGATCAGTAACCTCTTGGCGGGGCAAATATGCGAGATAAACGGCGACGGCGAGACCAGCCGAGATTTCTGCTACGTCGATAATGCCATCCAGGCTAACATCCTGGCGGCACTCACGTTGGACCCGGATGCAATCAACGAGGTGTATAACGTGGCGTTTGGAGAGCGTACGACCCTCAATGAGCTCTACAGGATGATCCGAGATCGCCTTGCGGCCCAGTCTGAGGGACTACGAGACCTCGAACCCGTGTATGCCGACTTCCGTCATGGGGACGTGCGGCATTCCCAGGCGGACATTGGCAAGGCCAAGCGCCTCCTCGGTTTTTTGCCCACGCATTCGGTCGAACTCGGCCTCGACGAAACGTTGCGCTGGTACGCCACCGGTCAGGATCCTTCGGACAAGGGTCTAGTGCAGAACGGAGCCAGTCGGTGAATCGCGCTCTGGAGGACCGGCCCAAGAGCCCTACGGAAGTCGC of the Candidatus Tanganyikabacteria bacterium genome contains:
- a CDS encoding GDP-mannose 4,6-dehydratase, which produces MKVLITGGAGFIGSHLADALIERGDEVYVIDDLSTGSLDNVVHLRGNPRFHLVVDSVLNEAILNELVNRVDQVYHMAAVVGVKLVVESPVRTLETNIKGTEIVLQLCHRFNKKVFIASTSEVYGRHHENRPLCENFERIYGPTTVGRWSYATSKAIDEFLAFAYHREHGLDVVVARFFNTVGPRQTGAYGMVIPRFVKWALGSEPITVYGDGTQSRSFTYVGDAVWAATHLMDCPEAVGELFNIGNGAEISILELAETVKAMTGSKSEIRFVPYESVYGQDFEDMEFRTPSIEKLSRYTGYRPTLNLEGILRRVIAYFEGKESDLARLAGALGHSNGNGHNGSVPESLVSSLRG
- a CDS encoding undecaprenyl/decaprenyl-phosphate alpha-N-acetylglucosaminyl 1-phosphate transferase; protein product: MPQALLGAVIAFAVSLLLTSVLVVAGNRFGWVALPRPDRWHQRPTALYGGVGIFVALLVAAAVVIPSLAGRVSYEFAGLLLGGVLTFAIGLRDDIRAVNAIVKLTGQVVACIVFLVGLGLQFAPGHSELFLLTLPVAILWMLGLTNGFNLLDNMDGLTAGTSLVVGTILSLFLSLAGVPAMGAVAAIAAGASAGFLVFNFQPKHSAKIFMGDCGSMVLGYMLAGLALIGAWKLAGHGMIQGLAVPILIMAVPIFDTTLVTVRRKVEGRSISHGGKDHSSHRLVYAGLSEKQAVLVLWALSAVAGGTALGVWKLDNSAVSIGAVAVFTVALGLLGSYLSRFAQKRSLPAGFNNSASSASPLDGPSPAGARVLSSGATN
- a CDS encoding nucleotide sugar dehydrogenase, producing the protein MSKERFAVVGLGYVGLPVALGFAREFPGTIGFDINPTRISELMAGHDRTGEVPPEELLRAQLHLTSGPGDLVDATFFIVAVPTPIDRNNRPDLTPLLKASETVGRVLRPGAVVVFESTVYPSVTEDVCGPVLERVSGLKRGADFKLGYSPERINPGDREHTLERIVKVVSGEDAATLERVADAYGAVVRAGVHRAPSIKVAEAAKVIENTQRDLNIALMNELALIFERLGIRTSDVLAAAATKWNFLKFSPGLVGGHCIGVDPYYLTTKAEELGYHPQVILAGRRINDAMGAHVAQRLIKLLINADVPVKGAQVGILGLTFKEDVPDLRNSRVPDIIAELRQFGVDPVVHDPIANPDEAVHEYGVRLADWSEIRDLDGLVIAVGHHAYRKQGPEALFGCLKNGGVVIDVKSILEPAVVPSHVRYWSL
- a CDS encoding SDR family oxidoreductase; the encoded protein is MVERYDALKAKLRTEPRRWLVTGAAGFIGSNLVEALLGLGQQVVGIDNFATGFAHNLDDVKRSVSQESWGRFRFLEGDITRLGDCAAACEGVDYVLHQAALGSVPRSLEDPLRTHRANVDGFMTMLLASRDSGVKRFVFAASSSTYGDHSALPKVEELIGEPLSPYALSKYVNELYASLFSRLYGLEYVGLRYFNVFGPRQDPEGPYAAVIPRWISNLLAGQICEINGDGETSRDFCYVDNAIQANILAALTLDPDAINEVYNVAFGERTTLNELYRMIRDRLAAQSEGLRDLEPVYADFRHGDVRHSQADIGKAKRLLGFLPTHSVELGLDETLRWYATGQDPSDKGLVQNGASR